The Methyloferula stellata AR4 genome includes a window with the following:
- a CDS encoding acyl-CoA dehydrogenase family protein, translating into MTKTAQHLLANIQDLAPDIAARAADMEAARRMPLDLVEMLKFIGVFRVFVPGSHGGLEFDLPSALDVITALGRIDGSVGWTAMIGIGGGIFAPLLTREIYTQIYDKGPDVIFAGSVQPAGTAEAVQGGWRVNGRWPFASGCQHADWMGGFCIMTRDGKPLPGQDEGMPLIRGCFMPADHWSIEDTWHVAGLKATGSHHIVLKDVTVPDANFVDIANPVPCVQAPLARAVQQVLPLLHCANSIGVAEGALDELVALANTGRQQFRAMAPLRESEMFQAELGRAVADLRAAQGLLQMQAASHWRHAVAGTLQDEAFLTQALQTGTWIAATATRIAETCYRLAGGIALYETSPLQRRLRDMQAASQHYAVQQRHYVTAGKMVLGDPQISRKALAA; encoded by the coding sequence ATGACCAAAACAGCTCAGCACCTCCTCGCCAATATTCAGGACTTGGCCCCTGACATCGCCGCGCGCGCGGCCGACATGGAAGCCGCGCGCCGCATGCCCCTCGACCTCGTGGAAATGCTGAAATTCATCGGCGTCTTCCGCGTCTTCGTGCCCGGGTCCCATGGCGGCCTGGAGTTCGACCTGCCGTCCGCTTTGGATGTCATTACGGCGCTCGGCCGAATTGACGGGTCCGTCGGCTGGACCGCGATGATTGGTATCGGAGGTGGCATATTTGCGCCTTTGCTCACCCGGGAAATCTATACGCAGATCTATGATAAGGGCCCCGACGTGATCTTCGCCGGTTCCGTCCAGCCGGCCGGAACGGCCGAAGCCGTACAGGGCGGCTGGCGCGTCAATGGACGCTGGCCTTTCGCCAGCGGCTGCCAGCATGCCGATTGGATGGGCGGGTTCTGCATCATGACCCGGGACGGGAAGCCGCTTCCCGGACAGGACGAAGGCATGCCGCTTATCCGCGGCTGCTTCATGCCGGCCGACCACTGGTCGATCGAAGACACTTGGCACGTGGCCGGGCTCAAGGCTACGGGCAGCCACCACATCGTGCTGAAGGACGTCACAGTCCCCGACGCGAATTTCGTCGATATCGCGAACCCCGTACCGTGCGTGCAAGCACCGCTTGCCCGCGCCGTGCAGCAAGTGCTTCCCTTGCTGCACTGTGCCAATTCGATCGGCGTCGCCGAAGGCGCCTTGGACGAACTCGTCGCACTTGCCAACACCGGACGTCAGCAATTCAGAGCCATGGCACCGCTACGCGAATCTGAAATGTTCCAAGCCGAACTCGGCCGCGCCGTCGCCGATCTGCGGGCAGCGCAGGGATTGCTGCAGATGCAGGCCGCAAGCCATTGGCGCCATGCTGTCGCCGGGACATTGCAGGACGAAGCTTTTCTTACGCAAGCCTTGCAAACGGGGACGTGGATCGCAGCCACAGCCACGCGCATCGCCGAAACCTGCTACAGGCTCGCCGGCGGCATCGCGCTTTACGAAACCTCGCCATTGCAGCGTCGCCTGCGCGACATGCAGGCGGCATCGCAACATTATGCCGTGCAGCAACGTCATTATGTCACTGCCGGGAAGATGGTTTTGGGCGATCCCCAGATCAGCAGGAAAGCGCTTGCCGCGTAA
- the purC gene encoding phosphoribosylaminoimidazolesuccinocarboxamide synthase encodes MDPLKPRLIPMNRRRRIYEGKAKVLYEGPEPGTLIQHFKDDATAFNAKKHEVIDGKGVLNNRISEFIFQNLNDIGVPTHFIRRLNMREQLIREVEIVPLEVVVRNVAAGSLSTRLGIEEGTQLPRSIIEFYYKNDELNDPMVSEEHITAFGWASPQEIDDIMALAIRVNDFLSGLFLGVGIRLVDFKIECGRLWEGDMMRIVVADEISPDSCRLWDIKSNDKLDKDRFRRDLGGLVEAYTEVARRLGILQENEQPRATGPKLVQ; translated from the coding sequence ATGGATCCTCTCAAGCCACGGTTAATCCCCATGAACCGCCGCCGGCGCATTTACGAAGGCAAGGCAAAGGTCCTCTATGAAGGTCCCGAGCCCGGCACATTGATTCAGCATTTCAAGGACGACGCGACGGCCTTCAATGCGAAGAAACACGAAGTCATCGACGGCAAAGGCGTGCTCAACAACCGTATCTCCGAGTTCATCTTCCAGAACTTGAACGATATCGGCGTGCCCACGCATTTCATCCGGCGGCTCAATATGCGCGAGCAATTGATCCGCGAGGTGGAAATCGTGCCGCTCGAAGTCGTGGTGCGCAACGTCGCCGCCGGCTCGCTCTCGACCCGGCTCGGCATCGAGGAAGGCACCCAGCTGCCGCGTTCGATCATCGAGTTCTATTATAAGAACGACGAGCTGAACGACCCGATGGTCTCGGAAGAGCACATCACGGCCTTCGGCTGGGCGAGCCCGCAGGAAATCGACGACATCATGGCTTTGGCCATAAGGGTCAACGACTTCCTGTCTGGATTGTTCTTGGGTGTCGGCATCCGCCTCGTCGATTTCAAGATCGAATGCGGGCGGCTGTGGGAAGGCGATATGATGCGTATCGTCGTCGCCGACGAAATCTCGCCGGACTCCTGCAGACTGTGGGATATCAAGTCGAACGACAAGCTCGACAAGGACCGTTTCCGCCGCGACCTTGGCGGTCTGGTCGAAGCCTATACGGAAGTCGCCCGGCGTCTCGGTATCCTGCAGGAAAACGAGCAGCCCCGCGCAACGGGACCGAAGCTGGTTCAGTGA
- a CDS encoding acyl-CoA dehydrogenase family protein, giving the protein MTKTVQHLLSDIQALAPSIAARAAEIEAGRRMPLDIVEKLKSIGVFRMLVSKSSGGLEFDLSSAMEVIAALGRIDGSVGWTAMIATGASIFVPLASKETYAQIYAKGPDVAFAGSARPGGTAEAIPGGWRVNGRWSFASGCLHADWMAAFCIVVKDGKPIPGPEPGMPVIRGCILPASDWQIEDTWHVAGLKGTGSNDILLKDIIVPDANLIDFANATPCVPAPLSHGAQQVLPLLHSANAVGMAEGALEALTAMAKGGRQQFSAAVPLRDSELFQAGLGRAAADLHAAQALLQSEGGRFWRYALAGTLGDEALLTQARQSTAWITGTSLSVAEACYALAGAAAIYEASPLQRRLRDLQTAAQHYTGQQRHYAPAGKLLLSEDVCVAPKTLVA; this is encoded by the coding sequence ATGACAAAAACAGTCCAACATCTCCTCTCCGACATTCAGGCATTAGCCCCTAGCATCGCCGCCCGCGCGGCCGAGATCGAAGCCGGACGGCGCATGCCGCTCGACATCGTGGAAAAGTTGAAATCGATTGGCGTCTTCCGCATGCTGGTATCGAAATCCAGCGGGGGGCTGGAATTCGATTTGTCCTCTGCCATGGAGGTCATCGCCGCTCTCGGCAGAATAGACGGCTCCGTCGGCTGGACCGCGATGATCGCCACCGGAGCCAGTATTTTCGTGCCTTTGGCGTCGAAGGAGACATATGCGCAGATTTATGCGAAGGGCCCGGACGTCGCTTTCGCCGGCTCCGCCCGTCCCGGCGGCACGGCCGAGGCCATCCCGGGCGGATGGCGCGTCAATGGCCGCTGGTCCTTCGCGAGCGGCTGCCTCCACGCCGACTGGATGGCCGCCTTCTGCATCGTCGTCAAAGACGGCAAACCGATCCCGGGGCCAGAACCCGGCATGCCCGTCATTCGCGGCTGCATCCTGCCCGCCAGCGATTGGCAGATTGAAGATACGTGGCATGTCGCTGGCCTCAAGGGCACCGGCAGCAACGACATCCTGCTCAAGGACATCATCGTCCCCGACGCCAATCTCATCGACTTTGCCAACGCCACGCCTTGCGTCCCGGCGCCGCTTTCCCACGGAGCGCAGCAAGTCCTGCCTCTTCTTCATAGCGCCAATGCCGTCGGCATGGCCGAAGGCGCCTTGGAGGCGCTTACCGCCATGGCCAAAGGCGGCAGACAACAATTCAGCGCCGCCGTGCCCTTGCGCGATTCAGAGCTCTTTCAAGCCGGGCTCGGGCGCGCCGCCGCCGACCTTCATGCCGCCCAGGCCCTCCTCCAAAGTGAGGGCGGACGCTTTTGGCGCTATGCACTTGCCGGAACATTGGGGGACGAAGCGCTTCTTACGCAAGCGCGGCAAAGTACGGCCTGGATCACCGGTACGTCCTTGAGCGTTGCCGAAGCCTGTTACGCGCTCGCCGGCGCCGCCGCGATTTATGAGGCTTCACCGCTCCAGCGCCGTCTGCGCGATCTTCAGACGGCAGCGCAGCATTATACGGGGCAGCAAAGGCACTATGCCCCCGCCGGCAAGCTGCTTTTGAGCGAGGACGTGTGCGTCGCGCCGAAAACGCTCGTCGCTTAA
- the purL gene encoding phosphoribosylformylglycinamidine synthase subunit PurL, with product MTPEPAITPDLVASHGLKPDEYERFKKLIGREPSFTELGIVSAMWNEHCSYKSSRLHLRKLPTKAPWVIQGPGENAGVIDIGGGWACIFKMESHNHPSYIEPYQGAATGVGGILRDVFTMGARPVACLNLLRFGSPDHPKTRHLVAGVVAGIGGYGNSFGVPTVGGSTNFHRRYDGNILVNAMAIGIAKTDEIFYAKATGVGNPIVYLGSKTGRDGIHGATMASASFSADAEAKRPTVQVGDPFSEKLLLEACLELMASGSVVAIQDMGAAGLTSSAVEMGAKGDLGVELDLDFVPCREPNMTAYEMMLSESQERMLMVLHPEKRAEAEAIFRKWGLDFAIIGKTTDDLRFVVKHKGEIKADLPIKELGDEAPLYDRPHVAPKKLPVLDAASIVPPIDNGEALKRLLATPDLCAKRWIWEQYDQFILSNTVAGPGGDAAVIRLGDSFDEEAGAMAAPGLAFTTDVTQRYCEADPYEGGKQAVAEAWRNLSAVGALPRAVTDNLNFGNPEKPEIMGQLVACLDGIGEACRALDFPIVSGNVSLYNESAGQDILPTPSIGGVGTLEDASRTQTIAFMRPNDSILLIGETKGWLGQSLYLRDICGREDGAPPPVDLAAEKKNGDFVRGLIRNRALTAAHDISDGGFAVALAEMALAGNMGATVDVDGQVPPHAYFFGEDQARYIVTAAPDKANAILMESQQAGVACKIIGLTGGNALTIGDATAILLDDLRRGHEAWLPDYMGRFHT from the coding sequence GTGACACCCGAACCCGCCATCACCCCCGATCTCGTCGCCTCGCATGGCCTGAAGCCCGACGAATATGAGCGGTTCAAAAAGCTCATCGGCCGCGAGCCGAGCTTTACCGAACTCGGCATCGTCTCGGCCATGTGGAACGAGCATTGTTCGTATAAGTCGTCGCGCCTGCATTTGCGCAAATTGCCGACGAAGGCGCCCTGGGTGATCCAGGGTCCCGGCGAGAATGCCGGCGTCATCGATATCGGTGGCGGATGGGCCTGCATCTTCAAGATGGAGAGCCATAACCACCCGTCCTATATCGAACCCTATCAAGGCGCAGCAACCGGCGTCGGCGGCATCTTGCGCGACGTGTTCACCATGGGCGCGCGGCCGGTCGCCTGTCTCAATCTTCTGCGCTTCGGCTCCCCGGATCATCCGAAGACGCGCCATCTCGTGGCGGGCGTCGTTGCCGGCATCGGCGGCTACGGCAATAGTTTCGGCGTGCCCACCGTCGGCGGCTCGACCAATTTTCATCGCCGCTATGACGGCAATATCCTGGTCAATGCCATGGCCATCGGCATCGCCAAGACGGACGAGATTTTCTATGCGAAGGCGACCGGCGTCGGAAATCCGATCGTCTATTTGGGCTCGAAGACCGGCCGCGACGGCATTCACGGCGCGACCATGGCGTCGGCGTCTTTCTCGGCCGATGCCGAGGCCAAGCGCCCGACCGTGCAGGTCGGCGATCCCTTCTCGGAAAAGCTTTTGCTTGAGGCCTGCCTCGAATTGATGGCGTCCGGCTCGGTCGTCGCGATCCAGGACATGGGCGCCGCCGGTCTCACATCGTCAGCCGTGGAAATGGGCGCCAAGGGCGATCTCGGCGTCGAGCTCGATCTCGATTTCGTGCCCTGCCGTGAACCCAATATGACGGCTTACGAGATGATGCTGTCGGAAAGCCAGGAGCGCATGCTCATGGTGCTGCATCCGGAAAAACGCGCCGAAGCGGAAGCGATCTTCCGCAAATGGGGTCTCGATTTCGCAATCATCGGCAAGACCACGGACGATCTGCGCTTCGTCGTGAAGCACAAGGGCGAGATCAAAGCCGATCTGCCGATCAAGGAGCTTGGCGACGAGGCGCCGCTCTACGATCGCCCGCATGTCGCGCCGAAGAAGCTGCCCGTCCTCGATGCGGCTTCCATCGTGCCACCGATCGATAATGGCGAGGCTTTGAAGCGGCTTCTCGCCACCCCCGATCTTTGCGCCAAGCGCTGGATCTGGGAGCAATATGACCAGTTCATTCTGAGCAACACAGTCGCTGGCCCCGGCGGCGATGCCGCCGTGATTCGCCTTGGCGATTCCTTCGACGAAGAGGCGGGCGCCATGGCTGCGCCTGGTCTTGCGTTTACGACCGATGTCACGCAGCGCTATTGCGAGGCCGACCCTTACGAGGGCGGCAAACAGGCGGTCGCCGAAGCTTGGCGCAATCTCTCGGCGGTCGGCGCCTTGCCCCGCGCGGTGACGGATAATCTCAACTTCGGCAATCCGGAAAAGCCCGAGATCATGGGGCAGCTCGTCGCCTGCCTCGACGGGATAGGCGAAGCCTGCCGCGCCCTCGATTTCCCGATCGTCTCGGGAAATGTCTCGCTTTATAACGAGAGTGCCGGGCAGGACATTCTGCCGACGCCCTCGATCGGCGGGGTCGGCACGCTCGAGGATGCGAGCCGGACCCAGACCATCGCCTTTATGCGGCCGAATGATTCGATCCTGCTGATCGGCGAGACGAAGGGCTGGCTTGGCCAATCGCTTTACCTGCGCGACATCTGCGGGCGTGAAGACGGCGCTCCGCCGCCGGTCGATCTCGCCGCCGAGAAGAAGAATGGCGACTTCGTCCGTGGGCTGATTCGCAACCGGGCACTGACGGCCGCGCATGATATTTCAGACGGCGGCTTCGCCGTCGCCCTGGCCGAGATGGCGCTCGCCGGCAATATGGGCGCGACCGTCGACGTCGACGGCCAAGTCCCGCCCCACGCTTATTTCTTTGGGGAAGACCAGGCGCGCTATATCGTCACAGCGGCTCCAGATAAGGCAAATGCGATCTTGATGGAATCGCAACAGGCAGGTGTTGCCTGCAAAATCATCGGTTTGACCGGGGGCAATGCGTTGACCATCGGGGACGCCACGGCCATATTATTGGATGACCTGAGGCGGGGCCATGAAGCGTGGCTTCCGGACTATATGGGACGTTTCCATACTTAA
- the grxD gene encoding Grx4 family monothiol glutaredoxin — translation MSGVSDLIQSIIDKNDVVLFMKGTPNFPQCGFSGSMVQMLGYLDVNYEHVNCLENDEIRQGIKDFSSWPTIPQLYIKGEFVGGNDIVKEMFQSGELVTTLSAKGIEYKIPAPPKQPQKA, via the coding sequence ATGTCTGGAGTTTCTGATCTCATCCAGTCCATCATCGACAAGAACGACGTCGTCCTCTTCATGAAGGGCACCCCGAACTTCCCGCAATGCGGCTTTTCGGGCTCGATGGTCCAGATGCTTGGCTACCTCGACGTGAACTACGAGCACGTCAACTGCCTCGAGAACGACGAAATCCGTCAGGGCATCAAGGACTTCTCCAGCTGGCCCACGATTCCCCAGCTCTATATCAAGGGCGAGTTCGTCGGCGGCAACGACATCGTCAAGGAAATGTTCCAGTCGGGCGAGCTCGTCACGACCCTCAGCGCCAAGGGCATCGAATACAAGATCCCGGCCCCGCCGAAGCAGCCCCAAAAGGCGTAA
- a CDS encoding tyrosine-type recombinase/integrase, translating into MEHILVDGSAAFDIGPADAEVAEAAAAWLAELASEKRLAALTCEAYARDLRQFLVFLSEHFGQPVTFATFADLTAADLRAFMARRRKEGVGSRSLLRQLSGLRSFARMLQREGKAEAAAFSAVRTPKVARTLPKPLPIREAREMMRVEARAGAEKPAWVLARDAAVLGLLYGAGLRISEALSIKRCDAPLGTSDSLTVTGKGGKRRGVPIILPVKRGLETYLSLCPYHLPPEGPLFVGAKGGPLSPRMIQFTVAELRGALGLPDSATPHALRHSFATHLLSRGGDLRAIQELLGHASLSTTQIYTAVDGKRLLEAYRSAHPRGR; encoded by the coding sequence ATGGAGCATATTTTGGTGGATGGTTCTGCCGCCTTCGATATCGGTCCGGCTGATGCGGAGGTTGCGGAGGCCGCGGCGGCCTGGCTCGCCGAGCTTGCGAGCGAAAAACGGCTGGCGGCGCTGACCTGCGAAGCTTATGCGCGGGATCTCCGGCAATTCCTCGTCTTTCTATCCGAGCATTTCGGACAACCCGTCACATTCGCGACCTTCGCCGATCTGACCGCAGCGGATCTGCGCGCCTTCATGGCCCGCCGCCGCAAGGAAGGGGTCGGCAGCCGGTCGCTGCTGCGGCAGCTTTCGGGCCTGCGCTCCTTCGCCCGCATGCTGCAACGCGAGGGTAAAGCCGAGGCGGCGGCATTTTCGGCCGTGCGCACGCCAAAGGTGGCGCGGACCCTGCCGAAGCCTCTACCCATCAGGGAGGCCCGCGAGATGATGCGAGTCGAAGCCCGCGCCGGCGCGGAAAAACCCGCCTGGGTGCTGGCGCGCGATGCCGCCGTGCTGGGCCTCCTCTATGGCGCGGGGTTGCGTATTTCCGAGGCTCTGTCGATCAAGCGATGCGACGCGCCGCTTGGCACGAGCGATTCCCTGACCGTCACCGGCAAGGGCGGCAAGCGCCGCGGCGTGCCGATCATCCTGCCCGTCAAACGCGGGCTTGAGACCTATCTGTCGCTTTGCCCCTACCATCTGCCACCCGAAGGGCCGCTCTTCGTCGGCGCCAAGGGCGGTCCTCTTTCGCCGCGGATGATCCAGTTCACGGTGGCCGAATTGCGCGGTGCGCTCGGCCTGCCGGACAGCGCTACGCCGCATGCGCTGCGCCATTCCTTTGCGACGCATCTTCTGAGCCGCGGCGGCGATCTGCGCGCCATCCAGGAATTATTGGGCCATGCCTCCCTGTCGACGACGCAGATCTATACGGCTGTCGACGGCAAGCGGTTGCTCGAAGCCTATCGCTCGGCGCATCCAAGGGGGCGGTGA
- the tlpA gene encoding thiol:disulfide interchange protein TlpA — protein sequence MTEDPQKPVEATARRKSRLVPILAGVAFVIAASGAVLYGIGKPDSKEAAADAAKCAPERDVALRLKPFVHGEVAALSLNPAPKSLPDLTFNGPDGEKTSLAAFKGRLVLLNLWATWCVPCRQEMPSLDRLEANLGSDGFEVVAVNMDTSRLEKAKAFFGEIGVEKLGFYADPKADVFQVLKQKGGIMGLPTTILVGKDGCEIGTMAGPAKWDSPEAAALITAAAK from the coding sequence ATGACCGAAGACCCTCAAAAACCCGTTGAAGCCACCGCCCGGAGGAAATCGCGGCTCGTGCCGATTTTGGCAGGGGTGGCGTTCGTCATCGCCGCCTCGGGTGCCGTCCTATACGGGATTGGCAAGCCTGACAGCAAGGAAGCCGCGGCCGACGCGGCCAAATGTGCGCCGGAACGGGATGTGGCCCTGCGGCTGAAACCGTTCGTTCATGGCGAAGTGGCCGCCCTGAGCCTTAATCCTGCCCCCAAATCCTTGCCGGATCTTACCTTTAATGGGCCGGACGGCGAAAAAACCAGCCTCGCAGCCTTCAAGGGCCGGCTGGTGCTCCTCAATCTCTGGGCGACCTGGTGCGTGCCCTGCCGCCAGGAAATGCCTTCGCTCGACCGGCTCGAGGCCAATCTCGGCTCCGACGGCTTCGAGGTCGTGGCGGTCAATATGGATACGTCGCGGCTCGAGAAGGCGAAGGCGTTTTTCGGCGAGATCGGGGTCGAGAAGCTCGGCTTCTACGCCGATCCGAAGGCCGATGTTTTTCAGGTGTTGAAGCAAAAGGGCGGGATCATGGGCCTGCCGACGACGATCCTGGTCGGCAAGGATGGCTGCGAGATCGGCACGATGGCGGGTCCCGCCAAATGGGATTCGCCCGAGGCCGCGGCGCTGATCACCGCGGCGGCGAAATAG
- the purS gene encoding phosphoribosylformylglycinamidine synthase subunit PurS — protein sequence MKARVIVTLKEGILDPQGKAIEGALKSMDLPGVASVRQGKIFDIELAEADGAKAEALLKDACEKLLANLVVEDFRIERL from the coding sequence ATGAAAGCCCGTGTCATCGTGACCTTGAAGGAAGGCATCTTGGATCCGCAAGGCAAGGCGATCGAAGGCGCGCTCAAATCCATGGATCTGCCGGGCGTCGCGAGCGTGCGGCAGGGCAAGATTTTCGATATCGAGCTTGCCGAGGCCGATGGCGCGAAAGCCGAGGCGCTTTTGAAAGATGCCTGCGAAAAGCTGCTTGCCAATCTCGTGGTGGAAGACTTCCGGATCGAGAGACTTTGA
- a CDS encoding ATPase inhibitor subunit zeta — protein MTTFDERERAEEAKFRHEEELKFKATVRRNKWLGFWAAELLGLEPAAAEEYASALIAAELEEDGDEEVFRMIRTDFNTKRVDKTDEEIRDAMTNLYDAAVIEIKEVAAEAKALGFKPPPQEQDQEES, from the coding sequence ATGACGACTTTCGACGAGCGCGAACGGGCCGAAGAAGCCAAGTTCAGGCATGAGGAAGAGTTGAAATTCAAGGCGACGGTGCGCCGCAATAAATGGCTCGGCTTCTGGGCGGCCGAATTGCTCGGTCTGGAGCCCGCCGCCGCGGAGGAATATGCCTCGGCCCTGATCGCGGCGGAACTCGAAGAAGACGGCGATGAAGAAGTCTTCCGCATGATTCGCACCGATTTCAACACCAAACGTGTCGATAAGACCGATGAGGAAATCCGCGACGCCATGACGAATCTCTACGACGCGGCCGTCATCGAGATCAAAGAAGTTGCGGCCGAAGCCAAAGCGCTCGGCTTCAAGCCGCCGCCGCAGGAGCAAGATCAAGAAGAGTCCTGA
- the argH gene encoding argininosuccinate lyase produces MSNKMWGGRFAEKPAAIMQEINASVGFDYKLAAQDIAGSLAHVEMLAQTGLVSREDAEAISRGLAEIRGEIESGAFTFSPELEDIHMNIESRLAAKIGAAAGRLHTARSRNDQVAVDFRLWVRDTIDHLDAQLRDLQQALAEKAVEHAGSLMPGFTHLQTAQPVTFGHHLLAYVEMFSRDRSRFCDARARLNECPLGAAALAGTSFPIDREATAKALGFDRPTANSLDSVADRDFVLEPLADAAICAVHLSRFAEEIVLWTTAQFGFVRLTDQFSTGSSIMPQKRNPDAAELVRGKSGRVIGALAGLLIVMKGLPLAYSKDMQEDKEGAFDALQTLSLSIAAMAGMVRDLEPDLKKMKAAAGDGYATATDLADWLVRELKMPFREAHHVTGRLVALASDRKIGLQKLSLNELQSVEPRITKEIYDVLGVENSVKSRTSYGGTAPKNVRAQAKRWLSRLAKEKPAT; encoded by the coding sequence ATGAGTAACAAGATGTGGGGCGGACGGTTCGCGGAAAAGCCCGCCGCCATCATGCAAGAGATCAACGCCTCGGTCGGCTTCGATTACAAGCTCGCCGCGCAGGATATCGCAGGCTCGCTCGCCCATGTCGAAATGCTGGCGCAAACGGGTCTCGTGTCGCGCGAGGACGCCGAAGCGATTTCGCGGGGCTTAGCCGAAATTCGCGGCGAAATCGAGAGCGGCGCTTTCACCTTTTCGCCAGAACTCGAAGATATTCATATGAATATCGAGTCCCGGCTCGCAGCCAAGATCGGCGCAGCCGCCGGCCGCCTGCATACGGCCCGCTCGCGCAACGATCAAGTCGCGGTTGATTTCAGGCTCTGGGTCCGCGACACGATCGATCATCTCGATGCGCAATTGAGGGATCTGCAGCAGGCTTTGGCCGAAAAGGCGGTCGAGCACGCTGGAAGCCTGATGCCGGGCTTCACCCATCTTCAAACGGCCCAGCCCGTCACATTTGGGCATCATCTTCTGGCCTATGTGGAAATGTTTTCGCGCGACCGCTCGCGCTTTTGTGATGCGCGGGCAAGGCTCAACGAATGTCCGCTCGGCGCGGCGGCGCTTGCCGGAACCTCGTTTCCGATCGATCGCGAGGCGACGGCCAAGGCGCTCGGCTTCGACCGGCCGACCGCCAATTCGCTCGATTCGGTCGCCGACCGCGATTTCGTGCTGGAGCCGCTCGCCGATGCCGCGATCTGCGCCGTGCATCTGTCGCGTTTCGCCGAGGAAATCGTGCTTTGGACCACGGCGCAATTTGGCTTCGTGCGGCTCACCGATCAGTTTTCGACCGGCTCTTCCATCATGCCGCAAAAGCGCAACCCGGACGCGGCCGAACTGGTGCGCGGCAAATCGGGCCGCGTGATCGGCGCGCTCGCCGGTCTCCTGATCGTCATGAAGGGTCTGCCGCTCGCCTATTCGAAAGACATGCAGGAAGACAAGGAAGGTGCTTTCGATGCCTTGCAGACGCTCTCGCTGTCGATCGCGGCGATGGCCGGCATGGTCCGCGATCTCGAACCCGATCTGAAAAAGATGAAGGCCGCCGCGGGCGACGGCTATGCGACAGCGACCGATCTGGCCGATTGGCTCGTGCGCGAGCTGAAAATGCCGTTCCGCGAAGCGCATCATGTGACGGGCCGGCTTGTCGCTTTGGCGTCCGACCGCAAAATCGGGCTGCAAAAGCTGTCATTGAACGAGCTGCAATCGGTCGAGCCGCGGATCACGAAAGAGATTTATGACGTGCTCGGCGTCGAAAACTCGGTCAAAAGCCGGACGAGCTATGGCGGGACGGCGCCTAAAAACGTCCGCGCCCAGGCCAAGCGCTGGCTCAGCCGGCTTGCCAAGGAGAAGCCCGCCACTTAG
- a CDS encoding BolA/IbaG family iron-sulfur metabolism protein — MEGSEIERLIKEGIPDARVQTTDLVGDKDHWAAVVISSEFTGKSKLQQHQIVYKALGANMGGVLHALQLTTYAPKA; from the coding sequence ATGGAAGGATCAGAAATCGAGCGGCTCATCAAGGAAGGTATTCCTGACGCCCGGGTTCAAACCACCGACCTCGTCGGCGACAAGGATCATTGGGCCGCCGTCGTGATCTCCTCGGAGTTCACCGGCAAGAGCAAGCTCCAGCAGCATCAGATCGTCTATAAAGCGCTCGGCGCTAATATGGGTGGCGTGCTCCATGCTTTGCAGCTCACGACCTACGCACCGAAGGCCTAA
- the purQ gene encoding phosphoribosylformylglycinamidine synthase subunit PurQ → MQACVIQFLGSNRDGDVMRALAQASGKTPVRLWHTETALPQGTDLVVLPGGFSYGDYLRCGAIAARAPIMDAVRAHAARGGLVLGICNGFQILVESGLLPGVLMRNANLRFVSKLQHISVERDDTPFTSHYHKGQAINVAIAHGEGNYTADADTIARLEGEGLVAFRYCDSNGKIGGAANPNGSMNDIAGIYSPGLNVLGLMPHPENLVDHIVGGIDGRGLFESLAAFAKVPA, encoded by the coding sequence ATGCAGGCTTGCGTCATCCAATTTCTCGGCTCCAACCGCGACGGCGACGTCATGCGCGCTCTGGCGCAGGCAAGCGGAAAGACCCCCGTGCGGCTTTGGCATACAGAGACCGCGCTGCCACAAGGCACCGATCTCGTCGTGCTGCCCGGCGGATTTTCCTATGGCGATTATCTGCGCTGCGGCGCGATCGCAGCGCGCGCGCCGATCATGGATGCGGTTCGCGCCCATGCCGCGCGCGGTGGCCTCGTACTCGGCATTTGCAACGGGTTTCAGATCCTCGTCGAGAGCGGGCTTCTGCCCGGCGTGTTGATGCGCAACGCCAATCTGCGCTTCGTCTCAAAACTGCAGCATATCAGCGTCGAGCGCGACGACACGCCCTTCACCTCGCATTATCATAAGGGCCAAGCGATCAATGTCGCGATCGCGCATGGCGAAGGCAATTACACCGCGGACGCGGACACTATCGCGCGGCTCGAAGGCGAAGGTCTTGTGGCTTTCCGCTATTGCGACTCCAATGGCAAAATTGGCGGCGCGGCCAATCCCAACGGCTCGATGAACGATATCGCCGGCATCTATTCGCCGGGCCTGAATGTGCTCGGCCTCATGCCGCATCCCGAAAACCTCGTCGATCACATCGTCGGCGGCATCGATGGGCGCGGGTTGTTCGAGAGCCTTGCTGCCTTTGCCAAGGTCCCAGCGTGA